One window of Papaver somniferum cultivar HN1 chromosome 9, ASM357369v1, whole genome shotgun sequence genomic DNA carries:
- the LOC113307529 gene encoding F-box/kelch-repeat protein At3g06240-like has translation MIKKKSKITVPLMASMMKKWIFTYSRRRRKIRRRARKGSKRMKAGRTGVIVERRHLPEEIIMDILTRLLVKSILRFRSVCKSWYNLFRNPDFIKMHLYHSNRMNYFRLILTKYDDDGFATFPSVDYNHSLSLFDQRVKFCCPFKYHQCFVEILGSCNGLICLKSKPKVVCIWNPCTNEYVKLPRVSGIPSIRSYGFGYDCKTCDYKVVRIVTGDWDSFSRVIVHTLGTDSWRILQDIPYSICISRVNGVHLNGVLHWMLGTRSRVNEAANRVIVSFDIGDENFKEMQLPFPLCEKRGRVDISDFALCLLGGNLCLLGNPLNSASVDVWILKEYGVMDSWTKVFSISTLNTGINLRPIQSFQNGEILLCKVWGIFSNKHNEDLVLYNPISRRTKFMDTRAYQKLDNVHTYVGSLVSVKSVCNVVQEETLDAIV, from the coding sequence ATGATCAAGAAGAAATCTAAAATCACAGTTCCATTGATGGCATCAATGATGAAGAAATGGATTTTTACAtacagcaggagaagaagaaagataagaagaagagcaagaaaaGGAAGTAAAAGAATGAAAGCGGGAAGAACAGGAGTAATTGTAGAACGGAGACATCTTCCAGAGGAGATCATCATGGACATCCTCACAAGGTTACTAGTTAAATCCATCTTAAGATTCAGATCTGTTTGCAAGAGCTGGTATAATCTGTTCAGAAACCCTGATTTTATTAAAATGCATTTATACCATTCTAATCGAATGAACTACTTCCGTCTCATCCTTACCAAATACGATGATGATGGTTTTGCTACATTCCCTTCGGTTGATTACAACCATTCATTGTCTTTATTTGATCAGCGTGTGAAGTTTTGTTGTCCATTCAAGTACCACCAGTGCTTTGTCGAAATCCTTGGCTCTTGTAACGGTTTGATCTGCCTTAAATCCAAACCTAAAGTGGTTTGCATTTGGAACCCATGTACGAATGAGTACGTGAAATTACCACGAGTTTCAGGTATTCCTAGTATTAGAAGCTATGggtttggttacgattgcaagacCTGTGATTACAAGGTAGTGAGAATTGTTACTGGTGATTGGGATTCTTTTTCGCGCGTCATAGTTCATACTTTAGGAACAGACTCATGGAGAATCCTCCAGGATATTCCTTATAGTATTTGTATCAGCAGAGTAAATGGGGTGCATTTAAATGGGGTTCTTCATTGGATGCTAGGTACTAGAAGCAGAGTCAATGAAGCGGccaatagagttattgtttcttttgataTAGGGGACGAGAATTTCAAAGAAATGCAACTACCTTTCCCTCTGTGTGAAAAACGTGGACGTGTGGATATATCTGATTTTGCTCTTTGTTTGTTGGGTGGTAACCTTTGCTTACTTGGGAATCCGCTTAATAGTGCGAGTGTGGATGTATGGATTTTGAAGGAATATGGAGTGATGGATTCTTGGACTAAAGTTTTTAGCATTAGCACATTGAACACAGGTATCAATTTGAGGCCAATACAGTCTTTTCAGAATGGTGAGATCTTATTATGTAAAGTCTGGGGTATTTTTTCAAACAAGCATAATGAGGATTTAGTGTTGTATAACCCAATAAGCAGAAGAACGAAATTCATGGATACACGTGCTTATCAAAAATTGGACAACGTGCACACTTATGTTGGTAGTCTAGTTTCTGTTAAATCAGTTTGTAATGTAGTC